Proteins co-encoded in one Haladaptatus sp. ZSTT2 genomic window:
- a CDS encoding histidine kinase, translated as MASETQTNSVTRTVSTNWLGAAVAGLLATLAFGGFQTAMGSSGVIANALPALYGIQGPALAAGWGIHLVHGAIFGIVYAAFVSTEPLREYAAKLPTGAVLGIAFSVLQTIVAVGFIMPLWLQAVGFPAAPPVPNLALSSFIGHAVYGVVLGALYPVLATKF; from the coding sequence ATGGCTTCAGAAACACAGACGAATTCGGTCACACGAACCGTCTCGACCAACTGGCTCGGCGCGGCCGTCGCCGGACTCCTCGCAACGCTTGCCTTCGGCGGGTTCCAAACTGCGATGGGGAGCAGCGGCGTCATCGCAAACGCCCTCCCCGCCCTCTACGGGATTCAGGGACCAGCCCTCGCCGCTGGCTGGGGAATCCACCTAGTCCACGGCGCGATATTCGGCATCGTCTACGCCGCGTTCGTCTCCACGGAGCCACTCCGGGAGTACGCCGCAAAACTCCCGACGGGAGCCGTTCTCGGCATCGCTTTCAGCGTACTCCAGACGATCGTCGCGGTTGGCTTCATCATGCCCCTCTGGCTGCAAGCGGTGGGCTTCCCCGCCGCGCCACCCGTTCCGAACCTCGCACTGTCGAGCTTCATCGGGCACGCTGTCTACGGCGTCGTCCTTGGCGCGCTTTACCCAGTCCTCGCCACGAAATTCTAA
- a CDS encoding deoxyhypusine synthase, which translates to MSDDADHELPPREEFHHDPIGHTDVWAGMTVGELVSEYGHAGIGAADLHEAVDIYAEMIGNDDVTNFFGLAGAMVPTGMRNLVADLIRDGHIDVLVTTGANLTHDAIEAIGGKHHHGRDHDGESTPRDFDEKLRDEWVDRIYNVYLPQEHFTAFEGHLRSEVFPNIDRTVTIQELTEELGRANAEINEREGIEEDAGIAAAAYENDVPIYVPAIQDSVLGLQAWMYSQVNEFSLDALSDMTGLTDIAFDAEQAAAMVVGGGVPKNFVLQTMLVVPDAYNYAVQLTMDAPNTGGLSGATLDEARSWGKLEKAARNVSVYADATITLPLVVAGARERIQE; encoded by the coding sequence ATGAGCGACGACGCAGATCACGAACTCCCACCCAGAGAGGAGTTCCACCACGACCCAATCGGCCACACCGACGTGTGGGCGGGCATGACCGTTGGCGAGCTCGTCTCCGAGTACGGTCACGCCGGAATCGGCGCAGCAGACCTCCACGAAGCCGTGGACATCTACGCTGAGATGATTGGCAACGATGACGTGACCAACTTCTTCGGCCTCGCAGGCGCGATGGTTCCCACGGGGATGCGAAACCTCGTGGCCGACCTCATCCGCGACGGCCACATCGACGTGCTCGTGACGACCGGCGCGAACCTCACCCACGACGCCATCGAGGCTATCGGCGGCAAGCACCACCACGGCCGCGACCATGACGGCGAATCCACGCCACGCGACTTCGACGAAAAACTCCGCGACGAGTGGGTCGACCGCATCTACAACGTCTATCTCCCCCAGGAGCATTTTACTGCCTTTGAAGGCCACCTCCGCTCCGAAGTGTTCCCGAACATCGACCGGACGGTGACCATTCAGGAACTCACCGAAGAACTCGGCCGCGCGAACGCCGAGATAAATGAGCGCGAGGGCATCGAGGAGGACGCAGGTATCGCTGCCGCCGCCTACGAGAACGACGTGCCAATCTACGTCCCCGCGATTCAAGACTCCGTGCTCGGCCTGCAGGCGTGGATGTACTCGCAGGTCAACGAGTTCAGCCTCGACGCGCTCTCGGACATGACCGGCCTCACCGACATCGCATTCGACGCAGAGCAGGCAGCCGCGATGGTCGTCGGCGGTGGCGTCCCGAAGAACTTCGTCCTCCAGACGATGCTCGTCGTCCCCGACGCCTACAACTACGCCGTCCAACTTACGATGGACGCGCCGAACACGGGCGGTCTTTCCGGGGCAACCCTTGATGAAGCCCGCTCGTGGGGCAAGTTGGAGAAGGCAGCGCGAAACGTCTCGGTGTACGCAGACGCCACAATCACCCTCCCACTCGTGGTTGCGGGAGCACGCGAGAGGATTCAGGAGTAG
- a CDS encoding Nif3-like dinuclear metal center hexameric protein, with amino-acid sequence MKLTDLVSRYDERLRTADYAFDVSANGLQVGPDEKDVSTVAFGVDAAVSTIEAAADEGADVFVVHHGLSWGGIERVTGATYERIRLLLENDIALYASHLPLDGHEELGNAAGIADLLALEDRERFGAEAAEYIGLRGSAPDPLSVTDLREALVGLDNGGQGVQILDHGPDEIEHIGIITGSGTDWLPEAEAVGVDALITGEGKQPAYHESKEAGIHVVLAGHYATETFGVRALQSLTEQWGLETAFIGEPTGL; translated from the coding sequence ATGAAACTCACTGACCTCGTCTCGCGCTACGATGAGCGCCTTCGCACCGCAGACTACGCGTTCGACGTGAGCGCGAACGGATTGCAGGTCGGCCCCGACGAGAAGGACGTCTCAACCGTCGCCTTCGGCGTGGACGCCGCCGTCTCGACCATCGAAGCTGCGGCCGACGAAGGGGCGGACGTGTTCGTCGTCCACCACGGCCTCTCGTGGGGCGGTATCGAGCGCGTGACCGGCGCGACTTACGAGCGCATTCGCCTGCTCTTGGAGAACGACATCGCCCTTTACGCCTCACACCTCCCCCTTGACGGGCACGAAGAACTCGGCAACGCCGCCGGTATCGCAGACTTGCTTGCGCTCGAAGACCGCGAGCGATTCGGTGCGGAGGCTGCAGAATACATCGGGCTTCGTGGGTCGGCTCCCGACCCGCTTTCCGTGACTGACCTCCGCGAAGCACTCGTTGGCCTCGACAATGGCGGGCAGGGCGTGCAGATACTCGACCACGGTCCCGACGAAATCGAGCATATCGGCATCATCACCGGGAGCGGAACCGACTGGCTCCCGGAAGCAGAAGCGGTGGGCGTAGACGCGCTCATCACGGGCGAGGGGAAACAGCCTGCCTACCACGAGTCGAAGGAAGCGGGCATCCACGTCGTGCTTGCTGGCCACTACGCGACCGAGACGTTCGGGGTGCGTGCGCTCCAGAGCCTCACCGAACAGTGGGGACTGGAGACAGCGTTCATCGGTGAACCGACGGGACTCTAG
- a CDS encoding RNA-guided endonuclease InsQ/TnpB family protein: MEYSPHFRLLPTEKQREDRDWTRNTVRQVYNHGLYRFNQIPESEGTVKQRVRQLRNELPELKTWWTDLQDVYSKVLQTHIERIARNITNLGKLKAKGYNVGSLNWKKPREFRSFTYNQSGFKLDHKSGPNGRGLLYLSKIGWIPIRLHRDILEDAEIAEVTVKKEPTGAWYASFCIDVEEPVKPPVESLSVDDCVGIDLGVFNYIHDSNGVVVDRLDLSDDRDRLEREQRASSRKTYGSKNWDKQRRRVAKVHARMNEMKWDFKNKLAHYYTTHYKAVFLEDLNVKGMLEGAQNARNKAEVGWRDLITIFKHHGRKNGCYVVTVKPENTTLDCASCGTSVYKPLWVRGHSCPSCGFETDRDWNASLNVLSRGLKKLGVVHSEDTPVETATAMSTDGGDSSSIVVDASRVTEAGSPVLKEATRSVTE, from the coding sequence ATGGAGTACAGTCCACACTTCCGCTTGTTGCCCACCGAGAAGCAACGCGAAGACCGTGACTGGACTCGAAACACCGTACGACAAGTCTACAATCACGGCCTCTACCGATTCAATCAAATCCCCGAATCCGAGGGAACCGTGAAACAGAGAGTCCGACAACTCAGAAATGAGCTACCCGAACTCAAAACGTGGTGGACAGACCTGCAAGACGTGTACTCGAAGGTCTTGCAAACCCACATCGAGCGCATCGCTCGAAACATCACCAATCTCGGGAAACTCAAAGCGAAAGGCTACAACGTCGGCTCGTTGAACTGGAAGAAACCACGAGAGTTCCGCAGTTTCACGTACAACCAATCAGGCTTCAAACTCGACCACAAGAGTGGCCCGAACGGACGTGGGTTGCTGTACCTCTCGAAAATCGGCTGGATTCCAATCCGCCTCCACCGCGACATCCTCGAAGACGCCGAAATCGCGGAAGTCACGGTAAAGAAAGAACCCACTGGCGCATGGTACGCCTCGTTCTGCATCGACGTAGAAGAACCCGTGAAACCACCAGTCGAATCACTCTCAGTGGACGACTGTGTGGGTATCGACCTCGGAGTTTTCAACTACATCCACGACTCAAACGGTGTTGTCGTTGACCGTCTTGACCTGTCCGACGACCGAGACCGACTCGAACGCGAGCAACGAGCGTCGTCTCGCAAAACATACGGGTCGAAAAACTGGGATAAGCAACGTCGGCGAGTGGCGAAAGTCCACGCTCGGATGAACGAGATGAAGTGGGACTTCAAGAACAAACTCGCACACTACTACACGACGCACTACAAGGCTGTGTTCCTCGAAGACTTGAACGTTAAAGGGATGCTCGAAGGGGCGCAGAACGCCCGCAACAAGGCCGAAGTCGGGTGGCGTGACCTCATCACTATTTTCAAGCACCACGGTCGGAAGAACGGGTGCTACGTGGTCACAGTCAAACCAGAGAACACGACCTTAGATTGTGCGTCATGTGGAACATCGGTGTACAAGCCGTTGTGGGTTCGTGGGCATTCGTGTCCGTCGTGTGGGTTTGAAACGGATAGGGATTGGAATGCGTCTCTCAACGTCCTCAGTCGAGGACTCAAGAAACTAGGAGTGGTTCACTCCGAAGACACGCCTGTGGAGACTGCAACCGCTATGTCCACCGACGGTGGCGATTCCTCGTCCATCGTTGTGGATGCAAGTCGCGTCACAGAAGCAGGAAGCCCCGTCCTCAAGGAAGCAACGCGAAGCGTTACTGAGTAG
- the speB gene encoding agmatinase produces the protein MFPGALASRTDASYVILGAPLDISTSFQPGARFGPGRIRQYAENFDDYDHRTDAHFTDLQVADEGDLHAWDDAVDYLNFLQGMVTDIERDEALPILLGGEHTVTVAGVRATAPDTFVCLDAHLDLREEYAGNPLSHATVTRHALEVTDEAIILGARTGNKAEWERAADGDVTVIPPEDVAEWTYEGDGAVYLSVDIDAADPGFAPGTGTMEPYGLTPREMRDVVREVAPHAVGFDVVEVNDRDDGQTATLGAKLCREFVFSHADSA, from the coding sequence ATGTTCCCGGGCGCGCTGGCTTCTCGCACCGACGCTTCGTACGTCATTCTCGGCGCGCCGCTTGACATTTCTACTTCGTTCCAGCCGGGGGCCCGATTCGGCCCCGGACGCATCCGGCAGTACGCGGAGAACTTTGACGACTACGACCACCGGACGGACGCGCATTTTACTGACTTGCAGGTTGCAGACGAGGGCGACCTCCACGCGTGGGACGACGCGGTTGACTACCTCAACTTCTTACAGGGGATGGTCACCGATATCGAGCGTGACGAGGCGCTTCCCATCCTCCTTGGCGGCGAGCACACGGTGACCGTGGCGGGCGTGCGAGCAACCGCCCCCGACACGTTCGTCTGTCTCGACGCCCATCTCGACCTCCGCGAGGAATATGCTGGAAACCCACTCAGCCACGCGACCGTCACCCGCCACGCCCTCGAAGTCACAGACGAGGCCATCATCCTCGGCGCGCGAACGGGCAACAAAGCCGAGTGGGAACGCGCCGCAGACGGCGACGTGACCGTAATTCCCCCCGAAGACGTGGCCGAGTGGACGTACGAGGGCGACGGTGCGGTTTACCTGAGCGTGGACATCGACGCCGCAGACCCCGGCTTCGCCCCGGGGACGGGGACGATGGAACCGTACGGCCTCACACCGCGTGAGATGCGTGATGTTGTTAGAGAGGTCGCCCCACATGCCGTCGGCTTCGACGTGGTTGAGGTGAACGACCGCGACGACGGGCAGACGGCGACGCTCGGGGCGAAACTGTGCAGAGAATTCGTCTTCTCACACGCCGATTCAGCGTGA
- a CDS encoding translation initiation factor IF-5A gives MAKQQGEVRDLQEGSYVMINNVPCLITSYSTAKPGKHGSAKARVEGKGVFDSKKRSFSQPVDAKVWIPIIERKQGQVVSVESSDVAQVMDLDTYETFSIKVPGDKTLTPEDEIEYLEMDDQRKII, from the coding sequence ATGGCGAAGCAACAAGGCGAGGTCCGCGACCTCCAGGAAGGTAGCTACGTAATGATCAACAACGTTCCGTGTCTCATCACTTCCTACAGCACGGCAAAGCCCGGCAAGCACGGCAGTGCAAAGGCCCGTGTCGAGGGGAAGGGCGTCTTCGACAGCAAAAAGCGTAGCTTCTCCCAGCCAGTCGACGCAAAAGTCTGGATTCCAATTATCGAGCGAAAACAGGGACAGGTCGTGAGCGTCGAAAGCTCCGACGTCGCTCAGGTCATGGACCTCGATACCTACGAAACCTTCTCCATCAAGGTTCCCGGCGACAAGACGCTGACGCCGGAAGACGAAATCGAATACCTCGAGATGGACGACCAGCGCAAAATTATCTAA
- a CDS encoding aminotransferase class I/II-fold pyridoxal phosphate-dependent enzyme, protein MQIDSFGLERWFARYEADADIMLAESGIRSLSASRFDTDPGKLGYVIPTNGDEELREQLAARYDRSVDEVIFTCGAQEANFLVFLALLGQGGHAVTVTPTYQSLHAIPDAFGEVTTVELDAPTWELSVDAVTEAIREDTRLIVVNNPNNPTGKYHDAETMAALYDLAVEHDAYLLVDEVYRLLAENPHPPAASLGRRAISTASLSKAYGLAGLRFGWIVGPPEVVQAAWHWKDYTTISPSQFGQHVAGQAFEREDELLAESREIAATNRALVAEFVDAWDLAWFEPVGVNAFIEIPDAFSSGKEFCQAVVGEESVVLAPGEFFGYPDRFRLGFGLPTAELREGLSRLETCLRRHE, encoded by the coding sequence ATGCAAATCGACTCGTTCGGCCTCGAACGCTGGTTCGCCCGGTACGAAGCGGATGCCGACATCATGCTCGCAGAGAGTGGGATTCGGTCGCTTTCGGCGAGCCGATTCGACACCGATCCCGGGAAACTCGGTTACGTCATCCCGACCAACGGCGACGAGGAGTTGCGCGAACAGCTCGCCGCCCGCTACGACCGAAGCGTGGACGAAGTCATCTTCACCTGTGGTGCACAGGAGGCGAACTTCCTCGTGTTCCTTGCCTTGCTCGGGCAGGGCGGCCACGCGGTGACGGTCACGCCCACCTACCAGTCACTTCACGCGATTCCGGACGCCTTTGGCGAGGTGACGACGGTCGAACTCGACGCGCCGACGTGGGAACTCTCCGTGGACGCCGTCACCGAGGCAATTCGCGAGGACACTCGCCTCATCGTCGTCAACAACCCGAACAACCCCACGGGGAAATACCACGACGCGGAGACGATGGCTGCGCTGTACGACCTCGCCGTCGAACACGACGCCTACCTGCTCGTAGACGAAGTCTACCGGCTGCTCGCAGAGAATCCGCACCCGCCAGCGGCGAGCCTCGGCCGACGCGCCATCAGCACGGCCAGCCTCTCGAAGGCGTACGGCCTCGCAGGCCTGCGCTTTGGGTGGATTGTCGGCCCGCCAGAGGTCGTGCAAGCGGCGTGGCACTGGAAAGATTACACGACCATCTCGCCTTCCCAGTTCGGCCAACACGTCGCCGGGCAAGCGTTCGAGCGCGAAGACGAACTGCTCGCAGAGAGCCGCGAGATTGCCGCCACGAACCGTGCGCTCGTCGCAGAGTTCGTCGATGCGTGGGACTTAGCGTGGTTCGAACCGGTTGGCGTGAACGCGTTTATCGAGATTCCCGACGCGTTTTCGAGCGGAAAAGAGTTCTGTCAGGCGGTCGTGGGAGAAGAAAGCGTTGTCCTCGCGCCGGGTGAGTTCTTTGGCTATCCAGACCGATTTCGACTGGGATTTGGGTTGCCCACGGCGGAGTTGCGAGAGGGCCTCTCACGGCTTGAAACCTGTCTCCGGCGGCACGAATAG
- a CDS encoding ABC1 kinase family protein, with protein sequence MNLRPYRRFFTVARQFLPLLLAYARDRRRFLLFGGRRTVTPEIRRQRAQALLDAMLTLGPTFIKLGQLLSTRPDILPPEYIHEFTKLQDSVPPAPWPEAKQVIETELGPIDAEFDTFETDAISGASLGQVYYAELNGQAVAVKVRRPNIEDLVEADLRVIRWSLPVLMRFTGTARAFSLENLADEFARTIREEMDYRREGQMLTEIRANFEDEDRIVIPRVIESHSDSRVLTMEYVSGTKINDIEDIDAMNVDRSVLAETLQRIYLQMIIDDGVFHADPHPGNLAVRPDGKIVFYDFGMSGRVDEFVQQKIIEFYIAVANQDIEGILDALIEMGTLSPDADRRVMGDVMELAIADARGENIEQYRVQQIVSQVEDTIYEFPLRLPSNLALVLRVATVVEGVCVTLDPDFDFISVATQYLTEQGYREAGVKQFLEDRSDEVKQAAWSGLRTPPKLERALDRVNRDDFYVRADIEDSDGHLTRLAKRLIYGMLLSVGLIATAVLYAFATPESSAVAGVFSLAIAGLLYLSFRKRRGIRATPQFTRQNLRQRQGK encoded by the coding sequence GTGAACCTTCGTCCGTACCGACGGTTTTTCACCGTCGCCAGACAGTTTTTACCGCTGCTCCTCGCCTACGCGCGTGACCGACGCCGGTTCTTGCTGTTCGGTGGGCGTAGAACCGTCACCCCGGAGATTCGCCGCCAGCGAGCACAGGCGCTCCTCGATGCGATGCTGACACTCGGGCCGACGTTCATCAAGCTCGGCCAGTTGCTCTCTACGCGCCCGGATATTCTCCCACCGGAGTACATACACGAGTTCACCAAACTCCAAGACAGCGTCCCGCCCGCGCCGTGGCCGGAGGCCAAACAGGTCATCGAAACCGAACTCGGCCCAATAGACGCGGAGTTCGATACCTTCGAGACAGACGCCATCAGCGGCGCGAGCCTTGGACAGGTGTACTACGCCGAACTCAACGGCCAAGCCGTCGCCGTCAAGGTGCGCCGACCCAACATCGAAGACCTCGTCGAAGCCGACCTGCGGGTCATCCGCTGGAGTCTGCCGGTGCTGATGCGGTTTACCGGCACGGCGCGGGCGTTCTCGCTCGAAAACCTTGCAGACGAATTTGCGAGAACTATTCGCGAGGAGATGGACTACCGCCGCGAGGGGCAGATGCTCACGGAGATTCGCGCGAATTTCGAAGACGAAGACCGAATCGTGATTCCCCGCGTCATCGAATCGCACTCCGATTCGCGCGTCCTCACGATGGAGTACGTGAGCGGGACGAAAATCAACGATATCGAAGACATCGACGCGATGAACGTCGACCGCTCGGTGCTCGCCGAGACCCTCCAGCGCATCTATCTGCAGATGATTATCGACGATGGCGTGTTCCACGCAGACCCACATCCCGGAAACCTCGCGGTGCGCCCGGACGGCAAAATCGTCTTCTACGACTTCGGGATGAGCGGGCGGGTAGACGAGTTCGTCCAGCAGAAAATCATCGAGTTCTACATCGCGGTTGCGAACCAAGACATCGAAGGCATCCTCGACGCGCTCATCGAGATGGGGACGCTCAGCCCGGATGCAGACCGCCGGGTGATGGGCGACGTAATGGAACTCGCCATCGCTGATGCACGCGGTGAGAACATCGAACAGTATCGCGTCCAGCAAATTGTGAGCCAGGTCGAAGACACCATCTACGAGTTCCCGCTTCGCCTGCCGTCGAATCTTGCGCTCGTGTTGCGCGTGGCGACGGTGGTAGAGGGCGTCTGCGTGACGCTCGACCCCGATTTCGACTTTATCTCGGTTGCGACGCAGTATCTCACCGAGCAGGGCTACCGCGAGGCGGGGGTCAAGCAGTTCCTAGAAGACCGCAGCGACGAGGTGAAACAGGCGGCGTGGTCGGGGCTTCGTACGCCACCGAAGCTCGAACGCGCGCTTGACCGTGTCAACCGCGATGACTTCTACGTGCGTGCGGATATCGAGGACTCTGATGGTCACCTCACGCGCCTCGCAAAGCGGCTTATCTACGGCATGTTGCTCTCGGTTGGGCTGATTGCGACCGCGGTGCTCTACGCGTTTGCGACGCCCGAATCGAGCGCGGTGGCGGGCGTGTTCTCGCTCGCAATCGCTGGGTTGCTCTATCTCTCCTTTCGCAAACGTCGTGGGATTCGGGCGACTCCGCAGTTTACGCGACAGAACCTTCGCCAGCGCCAGGGCAAATAG
- a CDS encoding Hsp20/alpha crystallin family protein: MSALRDALRDLPDAVFADLLENDDSYLLVIDFPGVTKDTVDVRVENGRLHIEARREKDLPTEYRYLREDRSMFLDVDLPLPPKVTGTEAEGSVSRGVLEITLPKWRAAPGTSIPISDE; encoded by the coding sequence ATGTCAGCGCTGCGCGATGCTCTGCGAGACCTTCCAGACGCAGTGTTCGCAGACCTCCTCGAAAACGACGACTCGTACCTCCTCGTGATTGACTTCCCCGGCGTCACGAAAGACACCGTGGATGTGCGTGTTGAGAACGGACGACTCCACATCGAGGCGCGCCGAGAGAAAGACCTCCCGACCGAATACCGGTATCTTCGGGAAGACCGCTCTATGTTCCTCGACGTAGACCTGCCGCTCCCGCCGAAGGTGACCGGGACGGAAGCAGAGGGGTCTGTGTCGCGTGGTGTGCTCGAAATCACCCTCCCGAAATGGCGTGCCGCTCCCGGGACGAGCATTCCCATCAGTGACGAATAG
- a CDS encoding molybdopterin molybdotransferase MoeA encodes MSDLLRDAGFKELTRVSTARTRLRDVTTRHERTVRRSLVEADGCVLAEAVTSGQNVPHYDRAAMDGFAVRAEDTFGASSRAPNLLRVASDEVAPGDAVRVHTGSEIPPGADAVVMVEHAELVGDDLEVFDAVAEGENVAPEGEDVEEGQQLYEAGHRLRPSDLGLLKSTGVREVTVYEPPRVAVIPTGEELVEENPEPGEVIETNGLTISRLVERWGGDASYHDIVTDDETSLREAVDNNLDSDIIVTTGGSSVGERDLIPEVIAEIGEVVVHGVALKPGHPVALGVVADTPIIMLPGYPVACIINAVQFLRPALKWAGGLPLDSFPTVEARLGRKIHSDVGDRTFVRVRLSEEDGERVATPTRASGSGVLSSVALADGWVEVPESSEGIASGETVAVQNWEWLA; translated from the coding sequence ATGAGCGACCTCCTCCGAGACGCCGGGTTCAAAGAGCTCACCCGCGTCTCCACCGCCCGCACCCGTCTTCGGGACGTAACCACACGACACGAGCGGACTGTCCGCCGTTCGCTCGTCGAGGCAGACGGCTGTGTGCTGGCCGAAGCCGTGACGAGCGGGCAAAACGTGCCTCACTACGACCGCGCGGCGATGGACGGGTTTGCGGTCAGGGCTGAAGACACGTTCGGCGCCTCAAGCAGAGCGCCGAACCTCCTACGCGTGGCCTCAGACGAAGTCGCGCCCGGCGACGCCGTCCGGGTGCACACCGGGAGCGAAATCCCGCCCGGCGCGGACGCCGTCGTAATGGTCGAACATGCAGAGCTGGTTGGCGACGACCTCGAAGTGTTCGACGCCGTGGCAGAAGGCGAGAACGTCGCTCCCGAAGGCGAGGACGTCGAGGAGGGCCAACAACTCTACGAAGCGGGCCACCGACTGCGCCCCTCCGACCTCGGCCTGCTCAAATCGACCGGCGTGCGCGAGGTCACGGTGTACGAACCGCCTCGCGTGGCCGTCATCCCGACCGGCGAAGAACTTGTGGAGGAAAACCCCGAACCCGGCGAGGTCATCGAGACAAACGGGCTGACGATTTCGAGACTGGTCGAACGCTGGGGTGGCGATGCGAGCTACCACGACATCGTGACTGACGACGAGACAAGCCTCCGCGAAGCGGTCGACAATAATCTCGATTCGGACATCATCGTCACGACCGGCGGTTCGTCAGTCGGGGAGCGCGACCTGATTCCAGAAGTCATCGCAGAGATCGGTGAGGTGGTCGTCCACGGCGTCGCGCTCAAGCCCGGCCACCCGGTCGCCCTTGGCGTCGTTGCTGACACCCCAATTATCATGCTGCCGGGCTATCCCGTCGCGTGCATCATCAACGCCGTCCAGTTCCTCCGTCCGGCGCTCAAGTGGGCTGGCGGGCTGCCACTCGATTCGTTCCCGACGGTCGAAGCCCGCCTCGGGCGAAAGATACACAGCGACGTGGGCGACCGAACCTTCGTCCGCGTACGCCTCAGCGAGGAAGACGGCGAGCGCGTGGCCACCCCGACGCGGGCGAGTGGCTCCGGCGTGTTGTCGAGCGTCGCGCTCGCAGACGGCTGGGTCGAAGTGCCAGAATCGAGTGAGGGGATTGCGAGCGGGGAAACCGTCGCGGTACAGAACTGGGAGTGGCTCGCGTGA